A window of the Zootoca vivipara chromosome 14, rZooViv1.1, whole genome shotgun sequence genome harbors these coding sequences:
- the KLHL10 gene encoding kelch-like protein 10: MDDASASAGYSHRHMERKMSAMACTVFNELRLEGKLCDVIIKVNGCEFNAHKNILCSCSSYFRALFTSSWNNSEKRVYNIPGITPDMMKLIIEYAYTRTVPITVDNVERLLVAADQFNVMGIVRACSDFMKCQLCLENCIGICKFTEYYFCPELRQAAYMFILHNFEEMVKASTEFLELSVNEFKDIIEKDELNVKQEDAVFEAILKWIAHDPTNRKQHMAVLLPKVRLALMHAEYFMNNVKMHDYVKDSEECKPIVIDALKAMYDLNMNGPSSSDFTNPLTRPRLPYAILFAIGGWSGGSPTNAIETYDARADRWVNVTCQQESPRAYHGAAYLKGYVYIIGGFDSVDYFNSVKRFEPVKKTWHQVAPMHSRRCYVSVTVLDNFIYAMGGFDGYVRLNTAERYEPETNQWTLIAPMHEQRSDASATTLYGKVYICGGFNGNECLFTAEVYDAKIDQWSLIAPMRSRRSGIGVIAYGEHVYAVGGFDGANRLRSAEAYNPIANTWRTIPTMFNPRSNFGIEVVDDLLFVVGGFNGFTTTFNVECYDEKTDEWYDAHDMSIYRSALSCCVVPGLPNVGEYAARRDNYVGSAQRDEVKYSSSTSTLPV; the protein is encoded by the exons ATGGATGATGCCTCTGCTTCGGCGGGGTACTCCCACCGCCACATGGAGAGGAAGATGAGTGCGATGGCTTGTACAGTCTTCAACGAACTTCGACTGGAAGGGAAGCTCTGTGACGTGATCATCAAGGTCAACGGGTGCGAGTTCAATGCCCACAAGAACATCCTCTGTAGCTGCAGCTCCTATTTTAG AGCTCTGTTTACCAGTAGCTGGAACAACTCAGAGAAGAGAGTATATAATATTCCTGGCATAACCCCAGATATGATGAAACTCATTATCGAATACGCCTACACAAGGACAGTGCCCATCACCGTGGACAATGTGGAGAGGCTTCTTGTGGCTGCTGACCAGTTTAATGTGATGGGCATCGTCAGGGCTTGTTCTGACTTCATGAAATGCCAGCTGTGCCTGGAGAATTGTATTGGCATCTGCAAATTCACAGAGTACTACTTCTGTCCGGAGCTGCGGCAGGCGGCCTATATGTTCATCTTGCACAACTTTGAGGAGATGGTGAAAGCGTCTACTGAATTCCTGGAGCTCTCGGTCAATGAGTTTAAAGACATCATTGAAAAGGACGAACTCAATGTGAAACAGGAAGACGCCGTCTTCGAGGCCATCCTCAAGTGGATTGCCCACGACCCCACAAACCGAAAGCAGCACATGGCAGTGCTGCTCCCTAAG GTACGCCTGGCCTTGATGCATGCTGAATATTTTATGAACAATGTCAAAATGCATGACTATGTGAAGGATAGCGAGGAGTGCAAGCCCATTGTTATCGACGCCCTGAAAGCCATGTACGATCTCAACATGAACGGACCATCCAGCTCCGACTTCACCAACCCGCTGACGAGACCCCGTCTGCCGTACGCCATTTTGTTTGCCATTGGCGGCTGGAGCGGTGGGAGCCCAACCAATGCCATCGAAACGTATGACGCCCGTGCAGACCGCTGGGTGAACGTCACGTGCCAGCAGGAGAGCCCCCGGGCGTACCATGGTGCCGCCTACTTAAAGGGCTACGTCTACATCATTGGGGGTTTTGACAGTGTGGACTACTTCAACAGCGTCAAGCGATTTGAGCCCGTCAAGAAGACGTGGCACCAGGTTGCACCCATGCACTCGCGGCGCTGTTACGTTAGTGTCACCGTCCTTGATAACTTCATCTATGCCATGGGTGGCTTTGACGGCTATGTGCGTCTCAACACAGCTGAGAGGTATGAGCCCGAGACCAACCAGTGGACCTTGATAGCCCCCATGCATGAGCAGAGGAGTGATGCAAGTGCTACAACCCTGTATGGAAAG gtctatATATGTGGTGGGTTCAACGGAAATGAGTGCCTGTTCACAGCAGAAGTGTACGATGCCAAGATTGATCAGTGGAGCTTGATCGCACCCATGAGAAGCAGGCGAAGCGGCATTGGCGTGATAGCGTACGGAGAACACGTCTACGCA GTGGGCGGATTTGACGGAGCCAACCGCCTTCGGAGCGCGGAAGCTTACAACCCCATCgccaacacctggaggaccatcCCAACCATGTTCAACCCTCGGAGCAACTTTGGCATCGAAGTGGTGGACGACCTGCTCTTTGTGGTGGGTGGCTTCAACGGCTTCACGACAACGTTCAACGTCGAGTGCTATGATGAGAAGACGGACGAGTGGTACGACGCCCACGACATGAGTATCTACCGCAGTGCCCTGAGCTGTTGCGTGGTGCCAGGGCTGCCCAACGTTGGGGAGTATGCTGCCAGGCGGGACAACTACGTGGGGTCAGCTCAGAGAGATGAGGTCAAGTACTCCTCATCCACAAGTACACTACCTGTGTGA
- the WDR24 gene encoding GATOR complex protein WDR24 → MEKMARVTTALGGNTITGRTMFCHLDAPANAISVCRDAAQVVVAGRNIFKIYSIEEDQFVEKLNLRVGRKPSLNFSCADVVWHQMDENLLATAATNGVVVTWNLGKPSRNKQDQLFTEHKRTVNKVCFHPTEVYMLLSGSQDGYMKCFDLRKKDSVSTFSGQSESVRDVQFSIRDYFTFAATFENGNVQLWDIRRPDRYERMFTAHNGPVFCCDWHPEDRGWLATGGRDKMVKVWDMNTNRAKEIYCVQTIASVARVKWRPECKHHIATCSMMVDHNIYVWDVRRPFIPSAMFEEHKDVTTGIVWRHLHDPYFLLSGSKDSTLYQHIFKDAIQPIDRANPEGLCYSLFGDLAFAAKESLISSDSNRKRDRRHPIFFKRKLDPTEQFEFISSSSALSVFEADTECDAGSMDWFVRTAKQYVLTGRPLAELCDHNAKVAKELKRNQVAQTWTMLRNIYSSPSTVPSSNLNHSIGKSSSSLPLMNSFNLKDIPSGIGSESRMERSKGENRPENILMDSSSTLINNDENEETEGSDVPADYLLGDVEGDEDDLYMIDHENPHTEEQEYILPQEAFPLRHEIVDNPSALDHLQDKADSPHVSGNEAETVSLTPVESFSLISISHSLYDNRLPADFFSPIVRDMLLFYAEQGDVQMAVSVLIVLGDRIRKEIDDQAQEHWYTSYIDLLQRFQLWNISNEVIKLSTCRAINCLNQASTTLHINCSNCKRPMSNKGWICDRCRQCASMCAVCHHVVKGLFVWCQGCSHGGHLQHIMKWLETSSHCPAGCGHLCEYT, encoded by the exons ATGGAGAAAATGGCTAGGGTGACCACTGCCCTTGGAGGCAATACCATCACTGGACGGACCATGTTCTGCCACCTGGATGCCCCTGCCAATGCCATTAGTGTATGTCGTGATGCTGCCCAGGTAGTGGTAGCTGGGCGTAACATCTTTAAGATCTACTCTATAGAAGAAGACCAATTTGTGGAGAAGCTGAACTTGCGTGTTGGCCGCAAGCCATCCCTGAACTTCAGCTGTGCTGACGTGGTGTGGCACCAGATGGATGAGAACTTGTTGGCCACAGCAGCCACCAATGGCGTCGTCGTGACCTGGAACCTCGGCAAACCATCCCGTAACAAGCAAGACCAGCTCTTCACTGAGCACAAACGAACAGTTAACAAGGTGTGCTTCCATCCCACGGAGGTGTACATGCTTCTCAGTGGCTCCCAGGATGGCTACATGAAATGCTTTGACCTGCGCAAGAAAGATTCTGTTAGCACATTCTCAG GTCAATCAGAAAGTGTGCGTGACGTCCAGTTTAGTATACGTGATTACTTTACCTTTGCTGCAACCTTTGAGAATGGAAATGTTCAGCTGTGGGACATCCGCCGGCCTGACCGCTACGAGAGGATGTTCACAGCCCATAATGGGCCCGTATTCTGTTGTGATTGGCACCCAGAAGACAG GGGCTGGTTGGCCACAGGGGGCCGAGATAAGATGGTAAAGGTCTGGGACATGAACACCAACCGGGCCAAAGAGATATACTGTGTGCAGACAATAGCCTCTGTGGCAAGGGTCAAGTGGCGGCCTGAATGCAAACACCACATTGCCACATGCTCCATGATGGTGGACCACAACATCTATGTGTGGGATGTACGCCGGCCTTTCATCCCCTCTGCCATGTTTGAGGAACACAAAGATGTCACCACAGGGATTGTGTGGCGTCATCTCCACGATCCTTACTTCCTCCTCTCTGGCTCTAAGGACAGCACTCTTTACCAGCATATCTTCAAGGATGCCATCCAGCCTATTGACCGGGCTAACCCTGAGGGGCTTTGTTACAGCCTCTTTGGGGACCtggcatttgctgccaaggagagcCTCATCTCCTCTGATTCTAATCGTAAGCGTGATCGGCGCCATCCTATCTTCTTCAAGCGCAAGCTAGACCCCACAGAACAGTTTGAGTTCATCTCCTCTTCCAGTGCCCTGAGTGTATTTGAAGCAGACACAGAGTGCGATGCTGGTAGCATGGACTGGTTTGTGCGGACCGCCAAGCAGTATGTGCTGACAGGGAGACCACTGGCAGAGCTGTGTGACCATAATGCCAAAGTAGCCAAAGAGCTCAAGCGCAACCAA GTTGCTCAGACGTGGACCATGCTCCGAAATATTTACTCTAGCCCTAGCACTGTGCCCTCTTCAAACCTTAATCACAGCATTGGGAAGAGTAGTTCCAGCCTTCCACTCATGAACAG CTTTAACTTGAAAGATATTCCTTCTGGGATAGGCAGTGAATCAAGGATGGAGAGGAGCAAGGGAGAAAACCGACCTGAGAACATCCTCATGGATTCTTCCTCCACACTGATCAATAACGATG AGAACGAAGAGACTGAAGGCAGTGATGTCCCTGCAGATTATCTCCTTGGGGATGTGGAAGGAGATGAAGATGACCTATACATGATAGACCATGAGAATCCTCACA CTGAGGAGCAAGAGTACATCCTTCCCCAGGAGGCCTTTCCTTTGCGTCATGAGATTGTGGACAATCCCTCTGCACTGGATCACTTACAAGACAAAGCAGACTCCCCACATGTCAGTGGCAATGAGGCAGAGACTGTGTCGCTGACACCTGTGGAATCTTTCTCCTTGATCTCCATCTCTCACTCTCTGTATGATAACCGTCTGCCTGCTGACTTCTTCAGCCCCATTGTCCGTGACATGTTGCTCTTCTATGCTGAGCAGGGGGACGTGCAGATGGCGGTGTCTGTACTTATCGTGTTGGGGGATCGTATCCGGAAGGAGATTGATGACCAGGCACAG GAACACTGGTACACTTCGTACATTGACTTGCTGCAGCGCTTCCAGCTGTGGAACATCTCCAATGAGGTGATCAaactgagcacgtgcagagccATCAACTGCCTCAACCAGGCCTCAACCACACTGCACATCAACTGCAGCAATTGCAAAAGACCCATGAGCAACAAAGGCTGGATTTGTGACAG ATGTCGGCAGTGTGCCAGCATGTGCGCTGTGTGCCACCACGTAGTGAAGGGTCTGTTCGTGTGGTGCCAGGGCTGCAGTCATGGTGGCCACCTGCAGCACATCATGAAATGGCTGGAGACCAGTTCTCATTGCCCTGCAGGCTGTGGTCACCTCTGTGAATACACCTGA